A section of the Deinococcota bacterium genome encodes:
- a CDS encoding dipeptidase, whose translation MGPSRAAYVDGHLDLAFNVTASARDLTLELDSLRLGENKRRQEALVTLPELRRGGLSTVFATLFTMPRQAVRPPGSRPLPVTHSYETPEEAKALAVAQLQLYEGWEDEGLVRILRSRRDLEAHLEAWTGGDETTALVLLMEGADPIVRPDDLGWWVGRGLRLLGPAWQRTRYCGGTHAPGPLSDLGRELVEAMKVLRLPLDVSHLAEESFWDALELGHELILASHSNARALTATDRHLSDEMIRAIGERGGVVGLVLGNPFVKDGVTRDSPKESVTLADVGAQASHVAKLIGWDKVAVGSDFDGGFGVQETPAGILRGADFARLGEAVPEEARAGFLGENWLRFLRRVLP comes from the coding sequence ATGGGACCATCCAGAGCAGCTTATGTCGACGGCCACCTCGACCTGGCCTTCAACGTCACCGCCTCGGCGCGCGACCTCACCCTCGAGCTGGACAGCTTGCGTTTGGGGGAGAACAAGCGCCGCCAAGAGGCCCTCGTCACCCTGCCGGAGTTGCGCCGGGGCGGGCTCAGCACCGTGTTCGCCACCCTCTTCACCATGCCCCGGCAGGCGGTCCGGCCGCCAGGCTCGAGGCCGCTTCCCGTGACCCACAGCTACGAGACGCCCGAGGAGGCCAAGGCGCTCGCCGTGGCGCAGTTGCAGCTCTATGAGGGTTGGGAGGACGAGGGTCTGGTCCGCATCCTGCGCTCGAGGAGGGACCTGGAGGCGCACCTGGAGGCTTGGACGGGGGGCGACGAGACGACCGCTCTCGTCCTCCTCATGGAGGGCGCCGACCCCATCGTCCGGCCGGACGACCTGGGCTGGTGGGTGGGGCGCGGCCTGAGGCTGCTCGGCCCCGCCTGGCAGCGGACCCGCTACTGCGGCGGCACCCATGCGCCCGGCCCCCTGAGCGACTTGGGCCGGGAGCTGGTCGAGGCGATGAAGGTGCTTCGCCTGCCCCTCGACGTCAGTCACCTGGCCGAGGAGAGCTTTTGGGACGCGCTCGAGCTCGGCCACGAGCTCATCCTGGCGAGCCACAGCAACGCCCGCGCCCTCACCGCCACCGACCGGCACCTGTCGGACGAGATGATCCGGGCGATCGGCGAGAGGGGCGGGGTGGTGGGCCTGGTCCTCGGCAACCCCTTCGTCAAGGACGGCGTGACCAGAGACAGCCCCAAGGAGAGCGTGACCTTGGCCGACGTCGGCGCCCAGGCCAGCCACGTCGCCAAGCTCATCGGCTGGGACAAGGTGGCGGTGGGCAGCGACTTCGACGGCGGCTTCGGGGTGCAGGAGACGCCCGCGGGCATCTTGCGCGGCGCGGACTTCGCCCGGCTGGGTGAGGCGGTGCCGGAGGAGGCTCGCGCGGGCTTTTTAGGCGAGAACTGGCTGCGCTTTTTGCGCCGCGTCCTGCCCTGA
- a CDS encoding DUF488 domain-containing protein: MLFTIGHSNHSLEHFFKLLEQHGVEVLADVRSQPYSRYLPHFGLRQLRIAIKGKGVKYVWLAALGGRPKEARYYDAEGHADYAAMSRADYFLEGLGRLKRGMEQYRVAIMCSEEDPDECHRRLLIARALCEEDPAYAREIAHIRKDGKLEGEEGRGSREQAKHVQAALWDSSRPEERWRSPKPIQ, translated from the coding sequence ATGCTCTTTACCATCGGTCATTCCAACCACAGTCTTGAGCACTTTTTTAAGCTTCTCGAGCAGCATGGCGTCGAGGTGCTAGCCGACGTGCGTTCCCAGCCCTACTCCAGGTATCTGCCACACTTTGGTCTCCGTCAGCTGCGGATAGCCATCAAGGGGAAAGGCGTCAAATACGTTTGGCTCGCGGCGCTTGGGGGACGTCCCAAAGAGGCGCGCTACTATGACGCTGAAGGACATGCCGATTATGCTGCCATGTCTCGAGCGGACTATTTTCTCGAGGGCTTGGGACGGTTAAAGCGTGGCATGGAGCAGTACCGCGTTGCCATCATGTGTAGCGAAGAGGATCCTGACGAGTGCCACCGCCGTCTTCTGATCGCAAGAGCGCTTTGCGAAGAGGACCCTGCGTATGCACGAGAAATCGCCCATATCCGCAAGGATGGAAAGCTCGAGGGCGAAGAAGGGAGGGGCAGTCGCGAGCAAGCGAAACATGTACAAGCCGCCCTGTGGGATAGCTCGCGACCGGAGGAAAGATGGCGGTCCCCCAAGCCTATACAATAG
- a CDS encoding DUF488 domain-containing protein, producing the protein MAVPQAYTIGFTQKSAAAFFDLLRQQGIRRLLDVRINNTSRLAGFTRKEDLAFFLRELCEAEYVHEPLLAPTKDLLKRYRDGDISWSDYENEFLTLMRERQVEEHIAPQLFDVPTVLLCSEATPEQCHRRLVLEYLGQAWGDLDIIHL; encoded by the coding sequence ATGGCGGTCCCCCAAGCCTATACAATAGGTTTTACCCAAAAGAGCGCCGCGGCATTTTTTGATTTGCTGCGCCAGCAGGGCATCAGACGTCTTTTAGATGTGCGTATCAACAATACCTCACGGCTCGCAGGCTTTACCAGGAAAGAAGATCTAGCTTTTTTCCTGCGTGAACTGTGTGAAGCAGAGTACGTGCACGAGCCTTTGTTAGCCCCTACGAAAGACCTTTTAAAGAGATACCGCGATGGTGACATCAGCTGGTCAGACTACGAAAATGAGTTTTTGACCCTGATGCGCGAGCGGCAGGTTGAAGAGCACATTGCTCCTCAGCTTTTCGATGTGCCCACCGTTCTCCTTTGTAGCGAAGCGACGCCCGAACAGTGTCACCGTCGCCTTGTGCTCGAGTATCTTGGACAGGCATGGGGTGATCTTGATATCATTCACCTGTAG